Proteins encoded by one window of Listeria cossartiae subsp. cossartiae:
- the fsa gene encoding fructose-6-phosphate aldolase, with protein MRFFIDTANVEEIKKANRMGFIAGVTTNPSLVAKEGRDFNEVIQEITSIVDGPISGEVVSLEADEMIAEGRVIAKIHPNMVVKIPMTGEGLAAVKVLTEEGIKTNVTLVFSATQALLAARAGATYVSPFLGRLDDIGDDGLVLIRDISEIFEIHGIPTEIISASVRHPIHVIECAKAGADIATVPFKVFEQMLKHPLTDSGIDKFLADWEAAKK; from the coding sequence ATGAGATTTTTTATCGATACAGCGAACGTAGAAGAGATTAAAAAGGCGAACAGAATGGGGTTCATTGCCGGCGTAACGACAAACCCCTCACTAGTTGCCAAGGAAGGTCGCGATTTTAATGAGGTCATTCAAGAAATTACATCCATTGTTGACGGACCAATTAGCGGCGAAGTAGTTAGTTTAGAAGCAGATGAGATGATTGCGGAAGGCCGGGTTATTGCGAAAATTCATCCAAATATGGTTGTGAAAATACCGATGACTGGTGAAGGTTTGGCGGCTGTGAAAGTATTGACGGAAGAAGGAATTAAAACTAATGTGACGCTTGTTTTTTCTGCTACACAAGCATTACTTGCAGCACGGGCAGGGGCGACATACGTATCACCATTTTTAGGACGCTTAGATGATATTGGTGACGATGGTTTAGTGCTTATTCGTGATATCTCGGAAATTTTTGAAATTCATGGTATTCCAACAGAAATTATTTCAGCAAGCGTGCGCCACCCCATACATGTAATCGAATGTGCCAAAGCAGGCGCGGATATTGCGACGGTGCCATTCAAAGTGTTTGAACAAATGCTGAAACATCCTTTGACTGACAGCGGGATTGATAAATTCCTGGCAGATTGGGAAGCGGCTAAAAAATAA
- a CDS encoding SH3 domain-containing protein: MNRTFIVKKEHRSKYPNPLFVNKNESIWVFEEDTEYPGWIFCKVKSSGKEGWVPKQIIQLGSDAKSGTVTEDYSARELNVKPGDKLESNRDLNGWVWCVTEDNEAGWVPRENLDV, from the coding sequence ATGAATCGAACATTTATCGTGAAAAAAGAACATAGAAGCAAATATCCAAATCCGCTTTTTGTGAATAAAAATGAGTCTATTTGGGTGTTTGAAGAAGATACGGAATATCCGGGTTGGATTTTTTGCAAAGTGAAGTCATCTGGAAAAGAAGGCTGGGTTCCGAAACAAATTATTCAATTAGGTAGTGATGCGAAAAGTGGGACGGTGACAGAAGATTACTCTGCGCGCGAACTTAACGTGAAGCCGGGCGATAAATTAGAAAGCAATCGCGACCTTAATGGTTGGGTTTGGTGCGTGACAGAGGATAATGAAGCTGGCTGGGTACCACGAGAAAATTTAGATGTATAA
- the lde gene encoding multidrug efflux MFS transporter Lde — translation MENWKKNLYVVWVGCFLTGTGLNLIMPFLPLYIEELGVHNPDQVSMWSGIALSSTFLVSAIMSPIWGKLADQKGRRIMLLRAALGMAIAMILMGLVSNVYQFVGLRLLMGVFSGYISTANALVATQVPRHRSGWALGALSTAAVSGVLIGPLIGGALSDTFGVRPVFYITGALLLGSFFLTLFFVKEKFTPVEKKEMRSGKEVFLSLKNPGLIISLFITTMMIQIASNSVNPILTLYVRDLAGNAQNIAFISGMIASVPGVAALIAAPRLGRWGDRIGSERILLGALIGSMLLQIPMAFAQNPLQLGILRFLLGLTDGALLPAVQSLLTKNTPREVSGRIFGYNQSFQYIGNVIGPLVGSSVAAHFGYGDVFLVVAGFIFINVLISFYFNRKMHREKGKHAN, via the coding sequence ATGGAAAATTGGAAGAAGAATTTGTATGTTGTCTGGGTGGGGTGTTTTCTGACCGGGACCGGATTAAATTTAATCATGCCATTTTTACCATTATATATTGAAGAATTAGGCGTACATAATCCGGATCAAGTAAGCATGTGGTCGGGGATCGCGCTCAGCTCAACCTTTTTAGTATCCGCTATTATGTCGCCGATTTGGGGTAAATTAGCGGATCAAAAAGGGCGAAGAATTATGCTTTTACGCGCTGCATTAGGCATGGCAATCGCGATGATTTTAATGGGTTTGGTGAGTAATGTGTACCAATTCGTCGGTTTGCGCTTATTAATGGGTGTTTTCTCTGGGTACATTTCAACGGCGAATGCGCTTGTCGCGACACAAGTTCCGCGCCATCGCAGCGGTTGGGCTCTTGGGGCATTATCGACAGCGGCGGTATCAGGTGTGTTAATTGGTCCGTTAATTGGCGGTGCGTTGTCAGATACATTCGGCGTTAGACCGGTGTTTTACATCACAGGCGCGCTTCTTTTAGGCAGTTTCTTCCTAACGCTTTTCTTCGTAAAAGAGAAATTTACACCAGTAGAGAAAAAAGAAATGCGGTCGGGAAAAGAAGTTTTCTTATCGCTTAAAAACCCCGGTTTAATTATCTCGCTCTTTATTACGACGATGATGATTCAAATTGCGTCCAACTCAGTGAACCCGATTTTGACCTTATATGTACGGGATTTAGCTGGGAATGCGCAAAATATTGCTTTTATTAGTGGGATGATTGCTTCTGTTCCGGGAGTTGCGGCGCTGATTGCGGCACCGCGGCTCGGTAGGTGGGGCGACCGAATTGGTTCAGAGCGAATTTTATTAGGCGCGCTGATTGGGTCAATGCTACTCCAAATCCCAATGGCTTTCGCGCAAAATCCATTACAACTCGGAATATTACGTTTCTTACTAGGACTTACAGACGGCGCCTTACTTCCAGCAGTTCAATCGCTACTTACGAAAAATACGCCACGTGAAGTGTCCGGTCGGATTTTTGGTTATAATCAATCGTTTCAATATATCGGGAATGTCATCGGGCCGCTTGTTGGGTCAAGTGTCGCTGCTCATTTTGGCTACGGCGATGTCTTCCTTGTGGTCGCTGGTTTTATTTTTATCAATGTACTAATCAGTTTTTATTTCAACCGAAAAATGCATAGAGAGAAGGGAAAACATGCCAACTGA
- a CDS encoding helix-hairpin-helix domain-containing protein, producing MPTDLIKLPGIGKKMVLMLNEIGIEEIADLKGKNPLELYEDTCDKRRERMDPCVLYTYRCAVYVAETATDKQEPDLRKWWNWKDKQHTNERNGENE from the coding sequence ATGCCAACTGATCTAATAAAATTACCGGGAATAGGTAAAAAAATGGTGCTGATGTTAAACGAAATCGGAATTGAAGAGATTGCGGATTTAAAAGGAAAAAATCCGCTTGAATTATATGAGGATACTTGCGACAAGCGCCGTGAGAGAATGGATCCGTGCGTATTATACACGTATCGTTGTGCGGTATATGTTGCGGAAACAGCTACAGATAAGCAAGAGCCAGACCTGCGCAAATGGTGGAATTGGAAAGATAAACAGCATACGAATGAAAGGAATGGAGAGAATGAATAG
- a CDS encoding NAD-dependent protein deacylase, which translates to MNSLNEAIKQAEHIVFLTGAGVSVPSGIPDYRSKNGLYAGMSSPEYMLSHTCLVREPEKFYQFVTENMYYPDAEPNEIHAKMAEIETEKNVTIITQNIDGLHEKAGSKNVVNFHGSLYHCYCQKCGMTVPAQAYLKSDIHADCGGVIRPDVVLYEEAIPESAIEQSLAAIRKADLIIIVGTSFRVSPFCNLTDYRNKKARIFAVNKERITLPYPFEMMESDALKVFAEM; encoded by the coding sequence ATGAATAGTTTGAATGAAGCGATTAAACAAGCAGAACATATCGTTTTTCTGACTGGTGCAGGTGTTTCCGTCCCTTCAGGAATTCCAGATTATCGCTCGAAAAACGGCTTATACGCGGGGATGAGTAGTCCTGAATATATGCTGAGCCACACATGCCTCGTGCGTGAACCAGAGAAATTTTATCAATTTGTTACGGAAAATATGTATTATCCGGATGCGGAGCCAAATGAGATTCATGCAAAAATGGCTGAAATTGAAACGGAGAAAAATGTCACAATCATCACGCAAAATATTGATGGACTTCACGAAAAAGCTGGTTCAAAAAACGTGGTGAATTTCCACGGTAGTTTATACCATTGCTATTGCCAGAAATGCGGAATGACTGTTCCGGCGCAAGCTTATTTGAAATCAGATATTCATGCTGATTGTGGTGGAGTCATTCGGCCGGATGTGGTGTTATACGAAGAGGCGATTCCAGAAAGTGCGATAGAACAGTCGCTCGCCGCTATTAGGAAAGCGGATTTAATCATTATTGTTGGGACTTCTTTCCGCGTGAGCCCGTTTTGTAATTTAACCGATTATCGAAATAAAAAAGCGCGAATTTTTGCTGTGAATAAAGAACGAATTACACTTCCGTATCCGTTTGAAATGATGGAAAGTGACGCACTGAAAGTTTTTGCGGAGATGTGA
- a CDS encoding hemolysin family protein — protein MNPDPESQQIILQLILIVVLTMLNAFFASAEMALVSLNKNRVKSQAETGDKKAVMLAKLVDDPSKFLATIQVGITLAGFFSSASAATSIATRLESVFGGSSFAKELSIIVVTIVLSYITLVFGELYPKRLALQKSEKIARVSVRPIMAVGVVLRPFVKFLSFSTDILVKLTRMEKNTDNEKMTREEMQLLIETGRRDGVIEVEELQMLRGVFEMDNKYAREVMVPRTDAFMVDAETESEALCDALLNENFSRVPVYTGDQDSVLGILHMKDFFAEARKSGFENINVKSLVKDAYFAQETMFIDDLLKNMQRTRNQMAILMDEYGGVAGIVTVEDLLEEIVGEIDDENDVFSDEVKKIDDNTFIVEGRMPLDDFNKMFHVELPSRGVDTVAGFVLTLTGTIPEEDDEVVVEYGTLRFTVEEMNDARLVSVRVEKDIQTHELEQMA, from the coding sequence ATGAACCCTGACCCCGAGAGTCAGCAGATTATCTTGCAGTTAATTCTTATTGTTGTGTTGACAATGCTCAACGCATTCTTTGCCTCAGCAGAGATGGCCCTTGTATCACTGAACAAAAATCGCGTGAAAAGCCAAGCGGAAACTGGCGATAAAAAAGCCGTTATGCTCGCTAAACTCGTCGATGATCCAAGTAAATTTCTAGCTACTATTCAAGTTGGTATCACGCTTGCGGGATTCTTTTCCAGTGCGTCAGCCGCGACTAGTATTGCGACTAGGCTTGAATCAGTTTTTGGTGGAAGCAGTTTTGCGAAAGAGTTGTCTATTATCGTCGTAACGATTGTGTTGTCTTACATCACGTTAGTTTTCGGTGAGCTTTATCCAAAACGTTTAGCACTCCAAAAATCAGAAAAAATTGCGCGCGTTTCTGTACGACCAATTATGGCAGTTGGTGTTGTGCTTCGTCCGTTCGTAAAATTCTTATCTTTTTCAACAGACATTCTTGTCAAATTAACGAGAATGGAGAAAAATACCGATAATGAAAAAATGACGCGGGAAGAAATGCAGCTTCTAATTGAAACCGGTCGACGTGACGGTGTAATTGAGGTAGAAGAATTACAAATGCTTCGTGGTGTATTTGAAATGGACAATAAATACGCGCGTGAAGTCATGGTGCCACGAACAGATGCGTTTATGGTCGATGCCGAAACAGAATCGGAAGCACTTTGTGACGCATTATTAAATGAGAATTTTTCTAGAGTTCCCGTCTATACTGGCGATCAGGACTCCGTGCTAGGTATTCTGCATATGAAAGATTTCTTTGCAGAAGCAAGAAAGTCAGGTTTTGAGAACATCAATGTGAAGTCGCTCGTTAAAGATGCGTATTTTGCGCAAGAGACGATGTTTATTGATGACCTACTGAAAAATATGCAAAGAACAAGAAACCAAATGGCAATTTTAATGGATGAATACGGTGGCGTTGCAGGTATTGTTACTGTAGAAGATTTATTAGAAGAAATTGTTGGCGAAATTGACGATGAAAATGATGTGTTTTCGGATGAAGTAAAGAAAATCGATGATAATACATTTATCGTGGAAGGCCGCATGCCGCTTGATGATTTTAACAAAATGTTTCACGTGGAACTTCCATCGCGTGGGGTAGATACTGTGGCTGGATTTGTGCTTACCTTAACAGGAACAATTCCAGAAGAGGATGATGAAGTCGTAGTAGAATACGGTACGCTTCGATTCACAGTAGAAGAAATGAATGATGCCAGATTGGTTTCGGTTCGTGTCGAAAAAGACATTCAAACACACGAATTAGAGCAGATGGCTTAA
- a CDS encoding LacI family DNA-binding transcriptional regulator has product MPNIKEIAKLAGVSVTTVSRVLNNHPYVAEEKRARVQAVIDELDYSPNRSAMDLARGKTNTVGVIIPYNDHPWFDKIVNGILEVAFKNRYSVTLFPTGYDPKEEEKYLMRLKTKQVDGLIITSRANNWDVILPYLAYGPIIACEYVESKEISCSYIDRVKAYRAGFQFLEDEGYKKVAFTAGRASRESTSTYGKINAYEQVFGPVGDNRFLSECYTLEDGLKAGEHFFAEGKDWPDAIYANGDEVAAGVMYHVKKLGLRVPEDVAILGQENLPIGKALEITTLDHHLKKLGENAFTIFEQGKLQRIKVEHELIRRKTV; this is encoded by the coding sequence ATGCCAAATATTAAAGAAATAGCCAAATTAGCGGGAGTTTCAGTGACGACAGTATCGCGTGTGCTTAATAACCATCCGTATGTTGCGGAGGAAAAAAGAGCGCGTGTGCAAGCTGTTATTGATGAATTAGACTATTCTCCTAACCGGAGTGCCATGGACTTAGCACGTGGTAAAACAAATACGGTCGGCGTGATTATACCTTATAATGATCATCCGTGGTTTGACAAAATTGTGAATGGTATTTTGGAAGTAGCTTTTAAAAACCGTTATTCGGTGACTCTTTTCCCAACAGGATATGATCCGAAAGAAGAAGAAAAGTACTTGATGCGCCTTAAAACGAAGCAGGTGGATGGCTTGATTATTACTTCGCGCGCTAATAATTGGGATGTGATTTTGCCGTATCTGGCGTATGGACCGATTATTGCGTGTGAATACGTGGAGTCTAAAGAGATATCGTGTTCTTATATTGACCGCGTGAAGGCATACCGGGCTGGATTTCAGTTTTTGGAAGATGAAGGTTATAAAAAAGTGGCTTTTACAGCGGGGAGAGCATCGCGTGAAAGTACGAGTACATATGGAAAAATCAATGCCTATGAGCAAGTTTTTGGTCCAGTGGGTGATAATCGGTTTTTAAGTGAATGTTATACGCTTGAAGATGGCTTAAAGGCGGGGGAACATTTTTTTGCGGAAGGGAAAGATTGGCCTGATGCGATTTATGCGAATGGTGACGAGGTTGCAGCTGGTGTTATGTATCATGTGAAAAAACTTGGTCTGCGCGTTCCGGAAGATGTTGCTATTTTAGGACAAGAAAATCTCCCAATTGGTAAGGCGCTAGAGATCACGACACTCGATCATCACCTGAAAAAATTGGGAGAAAATGCTTTTACTATTTTCGAACAAGGTAAATTGCAAAGAATTAAAGTGGAGCATGAATTGATTAGAAGGAAAACAGTCTGA
- a CDS encoding glycerate kinase — translation MKIVIAPDSFKESATAVEVANAIKKGWTKARPADQISLAPVSDGGEGFLTVLSESDEVELFQAEVTNLNGHKIMASYGIHARQETAIIESANTIGLDLIPAADRNPAYASSAGVGELILAALSHNVKKIIIGLGGSGTNDGGAGLLQALGVVLLDKNKQPIPPGGIHLQELASIDASNLHPKLKNIQFQIACDVTNPLLGENGATFVFGAQKGASPDMLVKLENAMQNYGAKLDQFSSQKITTKKGAGAAGGIAAGLMTFLNADLLSGSTLVMELSNMKDKMKDADIVIVGEGRMDKQSMMGKIPVQIAQEAKKQGCFVLAIVGSLALENDIAQQHGIDAFFPNIPEITDLPTLFENTTKNLERTAENIAKLTLVGK, via the coding sequence ATGAAAATCGTTATCGCACCCGATTCATTCAAAGAGAGCGCCACTGCGGTGGAAGTAGCAAATGCCATAAAAAAAGGCTGGACTAAAGCTCGTCCAGCCGACCAAATTAGCCTTGCCCCTGTTTCTGACGGGGGTGAGGGTTTTCTTACTGTTTTAAGCGAATCCGATGAAGTGGAATTGTTTCAAGCAGAAGTAACCAACTTAAACGGTCACAAAATAATGGCCTCCTACGGTATTCACGCCCGCCAAGAAACTGCGATTATCGAGTCCGCCAACACGATTGGATTAGATTTAATCCCAGCGGCAGACCGTAACCCAGCCTATGCAAGCTCTGCTGGCGTCGGTGAACTAATTTTGGCAGCACTGAGTCACAACGTCAAAAAAATCATTATCGGCCTTGGTGGAAGCGGCACAAACGATGGCGGCGCTGGGCTACTCCAAGCTTTAGGCGTGGTACTTTTAGATAAAAACAAACAGCCTATTCCGCCCGGTGGTATTCATTTGCAAGAACTAGCCTCCATTGATGCCAGCAACCTTCATCCAAAGCTGAAAAACATTCAATTCCAAATAGCTTGTGATGTGACGAATCCACTTCTTGGAGAAAACGGTGCTACATTTGTTTTCGGTGCTCAAAAAGGGGCAAGTCCCGACATGCTCGTTAAACTAGAGAACGCCATGCAGAACTACGGAGCAAAACTCGACCAATTTTCTTCTCAAAAAATCACTACAAAAAAAGGAGCTGGGGCCGCTGGTGGTATCGCTGCTGGATTAATGACTTTCCTAAACGCAGACTTATTAAGCGGTTCAACTCTTGTTATGGAACTTTCTAATATGAAGGATAAAATGAAAGACGCCGATATCGTCATTGTTGGCGAAGGACGAATGGACAAGCAATCGATGATGGGCAAAATCCCCGTTCAAATCGCGCAAGAAGCAAAAAAACAAGGCTGCTTCGTCCTAGCAATCGTCGGCAGCCTTGCACTCGAAAACGATATCGCCCAACAACACGGCATCGACGCTTTCTTTCCAAACATCCCGGAAATAACGGATTTACCTACACTTTTCGAAAATACGACGAAAAATCTCGAACGCACCGCAGAAAACATCGCCAAACTAACTTTAGTAGGTAAATAA
- a CDS encoding sugar phosphorylase: protein MQTELVNQIEVKLRKIYQTAYQPAYLEKMLACAENYSNNTRGSIDTISEKNVYLIAYGDSIFEKNKHPLQTLNEFLQEYAQDVITDVHLLPIFPSTSDDGFSVTDYKQIDEQLGDWDDVQKMSENFRVMLDFVANHMSKSSDWFKRFSDNEAPYNQFFIEKDSQFDYKNVTRPRTSPLFHKYENGKELWTTFSEDQLDLNVRNIDCLVALTDVLLFYASKQATSIRLDAIGFLWKTSGTTCMHLPETHEIISLWRLLIDELYPNLQIITETNVPHEENISYFGNGENEANMVYQFPLPPLVLHTFTCHDATKLSTWAKSISQVSNTATYFNFLASHDGIGMRPATGILSDEEINSLVQKAVQNGGQVSYKDNADGTQSVYELNINYGEALQNLEEDTTEELVTKKIIAAHSILLTLQGVPAIYYHSLLGSKNDLIGYEESGIKRRINREKLEKNQLAHELESDSYRQTIFTSLKKLVQIRRNHTAFSPFATQEILDLGSDVFAIKRESDTECIYGIINVTSQDIRKTIAFSGTNLLTNQLVTSELELAAYEVVWIKKADQ from the coding sequence ATGCAAACCGAACTAGTCAATCAAATAGAAGTAAAACTAAGAAAAATTTATCAAACTGCTTACCAACCCGCCTACTTGGAAAAAATGCTCGCATGCGCTGAAAACTATTCCAATAACACGCGTGGTTCCATTGATACTATTTCCGAAAAAAATGTCTATCTTATTGCCTATGGCGACAGCATTTTCGAAAAAAACAAGCATCCGTTACAAACATTAAATGAGTTCCTACAAGAATATGCGCAAGATGTTATTACAGACGTCCACTTGCTACCAATTTTCCCGAGCACTTCGGATGACGGCTTTTCTGTCACAGATTACAAGCAAATTGATGAACAGCTTGGCGACTGGGATGACGTTCAAAAAATGTCTGAGAACTTCCGAGTGATGCTTGATTTCGTAGCCAATCATATGTCGAAATCAAGTGATTGGTTCAAGCGATTCTCCGATAATGAAGCGCCGTACAATCAATTTTTCATTGAGAAAGACAGCCAATTTGATTATAAAAATGTGACTCGTCCGCGGACTTCTCCGCTGTTCCACAAATACGAAAACGGCAAGGAACTTTGGACTACTTTTAGCGAAGACCAGTTAGACTTAAATGTCCGTAATATTGATTGCCTTGTAGCCTTAACAGATGTACTGCTTTTCTATGCGTCCAAACAGGCCACAAGCATTCGTCTTGATGCAATTGGATTTTTATGGAAAACCTCTGGCACGACTTGCATGCACCTGCCAGAAACCCATGAGATCATTTCGCTTTGGCGTCTGCTGATTGATGAACTATATCCGAATCTGCAAATTATCACAGAAACCAATGTCCCTCATGAAGAAAATATTAGCTATTTTGGCAACGGGGAAAATGAAGCAAATATGGTTTATCAGTTCCCGCTTCCGCCACTTGTGCTGCATACGTTCACTTGCCATGATGCAACGAAACTTTCGACGTGGGCAAAATCCATTTCCCAAGTTTCTAACACAGCGACTTATTTTAACTTCCTAGCAAGTCATGACGGGATCGGCATGCGCCCAGCAACCGGAATTCTTTCCGACGAAGAAATCAATTCTCTCGTCCAAAAAGCCGTTCAAAATGGCGGGCAAGTTTCCTATAAAGACAATGCAGATGGCACGCAGTCGGTATATGAACTTAATATTAACTACGGTGAAGCTCTGCAAAACCTAGAAGAAGACACGACCGAAGAACTCGTAACAAAGAAAATTATCGCTGCTCACAGTATTTTACTCACACTTCAAGGCGTCCCAGCGATTTACTATCATTCCCTATTAGGATCTAAAAATGATCTTATTGGTTACGAAGAATCCGGGATTAAACGTCGAATCAACCGCGAAAAACTAGAGAAAAACCAGCTGGCGCATGAACTTGAATCAGACTCTTATCGCCAAACGATTTTCACATCCTTGAAAAAATTAGTACAAATCAGACGGAATCACACTGCCTTTTCACCGTTTGCAACTCAAGAAATTTTAGACTTAGGCTCCGATGTTTTCGCGATTAAACGGGAATCTGACACAGAATGTATTTACGGAATTATCAACGTCACTTCCCAAGATATCCGCAAAACAATTGCTTTCTCTGGAACCAATTTATTAACCAATCAACTTGTTACGAGTGAGCTTGAATTAGCCGCCTATGAAGTTGTCTGGATTAAGAAGGCGGACCAATGA